In Desulfovibrionales bacterium, the genomic stretch CTTAGAGCGCTCCCTTTGAACAGAAGAAATTCCCTGAAGCTTAAAGGAAAAAGCTCAAAGATATACTTTCTTCCGGCAAGGGACTCGGTAAACAGGTTCTTAAGGTAGAAGCTGGCTGAGCCGGTTAAGAAGAATTTTACATGGTAATGATCGATAAAATATTTGAGCACAGACGGCAGGTTTTTTACCATCTGTATCTCATCCAAAAAGACAAGAGGCCTTCCGGTGAAGTCGATTCCCAGGAACTCAAGGGATACCTTTATGCGGTCGTAATTAGTCTCCTCGAAATATTTTCTGTTTAATGGATTTTCCAAATCCAGAAAAAGCTTGTTCCTGGACTTTATCTGGTCAAAGACCAGATGGAGAAGCGTAGTCTTGCCGGTTCTACGCATGCCGGTAACAATAATCGCCTCCGGAGAATCGAAATACGGTCTGATTTTTTCATAGATATCTCTTGGTTTAATCATGCCGCTAATTTACATTAAGTCAAACTATTTGTCAAATAATACCTGCATAATGTTAATATGCTATTTCTTGTCTAAAGGGAGGATGACTTGGATGGGCCGGAAAGCGATACTAGTATCTTGATGACCCGGGCCATTTCTTATATCTCATTGTGCAATGCTTTCGGTGGGCAAAGCCCACCCTACAGGGCTTCTCAATCAAGCACGTAGAGAATTGCATTATTTCATGGCTGTCCCCAATTTCCCAACACTGTGGATTTTGTTCAACGATAGTGTCTTCACGAGTTAATTCCCGGTATCAATATCTTTATTCCTCCTATAGCCCGGTTGTGCTCATAAGGTTACACAATTTGTCGCGACAATTTGTGCCCGCCTACATCCCGCACTCGGGTTCCTAGGAAGTGATTTTGGAAGGTCTTTGTGTAGCGCCATTATGATAATTGTCTAATCATTTTATTTATGGTTTGCGCCAGTTCGGGAATATGGTTTTTGCAAACGTCGTATATTACCTCTGCATCCGTTTCAAAATAATGATGGCTTATGATATCCCGCATGCCTTTGGCTTTACTCCAGTCAACCTGAGGAAACCTCGGCAACAGGGATTTGTTTGTGGTTTTGTCCAGATTTTTCAATGCTTCACCAATTGCAATCAGCAGCATGCATATGCTGTCAAGTTTTTCCATGCCTGCCGGCGAGCCTGTAAAATCGCTTACTGTTTTTACAGGCTCAAAACGTTCTAAAATTGTCTGCGCTGCCTGATAAATCTGCCCCAGTATTTCTAAAACAAGCTCTCTGTCATACATATACGGCTTCCTTGTCTATCCTTTTCTTTAAAAATGCATTCATTCTGTCCCTGTATCTTACTATATCCACAGGCTTCTGAAACTTCTCCTCCAGATCCTGCTTAATGCCGACAAGGTAGAACAGATCCGGTTTGCCAAGCTCAACAACAACGTCAATATCGCTTTGCTCATTCATGTTGTCTCTGGCCGCTGAACCGAAGACACCGATCCGTTTGATTTCGTATTTATCCCTGTTCATCTCCACAAAGCCGCGCAGGGTCTGTATTATTTCATCCCTTTCCATTTGTTCGCCCTCCTGTAGTCACTTCCATAATTGCGTCCTACGGGACGTTTCTTACGTTGCATAACACCCATCCGCCTTCTATCCAATCGCTTGTGTAATACTGACGGAGTTTACACTCTTTTTCAAATCAAAAGAAAAGCAACGCAAGAAACAACGCCCCTGCCGGTCCTTTGGGCTGACCCCTATATATACTGCTGCTGTCTTGCGCCTTGGTGGTCCCTATGGAACTATATCAAAGGATATCTAATCCTTTTCTTATATCAGCAATAGAAAACATTTCCAGCCTCTGAAAGAATTCAACATTCTTGGCCGCAGACAGAACCACGGCCTTATCATCATCGCTGGTGACAAGGAGCCATATTTTCATTTTTGCAAAGAGGCTCTCTACCAGTTTTATCTGCTCTAGCGTAACCAACTTAAGCTCGATCCTCTCGCTTAGAGACGACATCCTTTCCCGTATTAGGTCATTAAGCATGTTTAATCGCCAAATAATTATTTCTGGACGAAGGGCGGTGAAATTGCCGAAGAATATATAGGTCATTCCTGAAAAATCGTTCAATAAATTGAAACCGAACGGGGCTCCCATACGAAATATGTCTTTTTCGCCAGCCCAGTAGGGTGGGCTTTGCCCACCGTCTTTGTCGTCCTTCATTCTCTGCCGACATCGATCGGAATCTCCACCGGTGTCGCACCCCAATCCGGCGAGTACATCCCTTTCTCAACATAACGATGAAATGTCGAATACGGCCAGTCCTTCGGTGCATCTACAATCCGATGCTTTACCAGATTGTAATGGATGTAATCACAATGAGCCGAAAAATCCTGATCGTCTCGAATCATGTGTTCCCAAAAACGTCTTTGCCACACCGTACCTTCTCTATGCTTCTTTCGAGACGGGGTTGGATTCGGGGTGTCCAGCCAACCCCGGGCCCTCTTGGTAAACTCAGTCTTTATCAGCGCCCAACGCAACGAATAATTGATGTCTCCATCCGGTAAACGCCAAATGCAGTGCATATGATCCGGCAGCAAGACCCAGG encodes the following:
- a CDS encoding DUF86 domain-containing protein, encoding MYDRELVLEILGQIYQAAQTILERFEPVKTVSDFTGSPAGMEKLDSICMLLIAIGEALKNLDKTTNKSLLPRFPQVDWSKAKGMRDIISHHYFETDAEVIYDVCKNHIPELAQTINKMIRQLS
- a CDS encoding nucleotidyltransferase domain-containing protein — translated: MERDEIIQTLRGFVEMNRDKYEIKRIGVFGSAARDNMNEQSDIDVVVELGKPDLFYLVGIKQDLEEKFQKPVDIVRYRDRMNAFLKKRIDKEAVYV
- a CDS encoding transposase gives rise to the protein MVTHQRQPILCLEESRALLREITARVRNSHPFIIEAWVLLPDHMHCIWRLPDGDINYSLRWALIKTEFTKRARGWLDTPNPTPSRKKHREGTVWQRRFWEHMIRDDQDFSAHCDYIHYNLVKHRIVDAPKDWPYSTFHRYVEKGMYSPDWGATPVEIPIDVGRE